The following are from one region of the Rhodopirellula sp. P2 genome:
- a CDS encoding family 16 glycoside hydrolase, giving the protein MADESKTGKLIFEDRFERNESQEQTDEVGNGWKTNSKSRANGHKQVDLKDGAMRIFIHETADHGVSVTQPMDFRDGRVEMKFMLEDEKDSLGLNFADLQYKEVWAGHLFRVTVGIKSVEISDLKTGAMDLKTREMRRAGKVPSELQAKLKTKTKRVPHPLETGKWYHVAAEVMGDTMTVSIDGEKVASFTSEGIAHPTKRLLRLAIKRNVVVDDLQIYSLD; this is encoded by the coding sequence CTGGCGGACGAATCCAAGACGGGCAAGCTGATTTTCGAAGATCGCTTTGAACGCAACGAGTCACAAGAACAAACTGACGAAGTCGGCAACGGCTGGAAGACAAACAGCAAATCCCGAGCGAACGGGCACAAGCAAGTGGATTTGAAGGATGGTGCGATGCGCATCTTCATTCACGAGACGGCGGACCACGGGGTCTCGGTGACTCAGCCGATGGATTTTCGCGATGGCCGAGTCGAGATGAAGTTCATGCTCGAGGATGAGAAGGATTCGTTGGGGCTGAACTTTGCTGATTTGCAGTACAAAGAGGTCTGGGCGGGGCACTTGTTTCGCGTGACCGTTGGGATCAAGTCCGTTGAGATCTCCGACTTGAAAACAGGGGCCATGGACTTGAAGACCAGAGAGATGCGGAGGGCAGGCAAGGTGCCCAGCGAACTGCAAGCCAAGCTGAAAACGAAGACCAAACGTGTTCCCCATCCATTGGAAACCGGCAAGTGGTATCACGTTGCCGCAGAGGTCATGGGCGACACGATGACGGTTTCGATTGACGGCGAAAAGGTGGCTTCGTTCACATCAGAAGGCATCGCTCATCCTACCAAACGCTTGCTGCGATTGGCGATCAAACGAAACGTGGTGGTGGACGACCTGCAGATCTATTCGTTGGATTGA
- a CDS encoding sulfatase family protein: MADDRPNIVWIIPDDMSAHFSCYGETAIETPHVDALAKGGVQFNQAYVTAPVCSTCRSAFITGMYQTSIGAHHHRSGRGTEKIELPDNVTMVPKLFQDAGYHTSITGWPLNGRFGKTDYNFEWDESIYDSADWTDHRPEQPFFAQIQTQGGKLRGKDTKGWNKVANSARKLFGESTPLDSVILPPYYPNHPDIVRDWAAYLDSVRMTDAMVGEVVAKLEEQGVRKNTLILFMTDHGISHGRGKQFLYDEGLHVPLVLNGPGIEPGTVRDDLVEHIDIAALSLAAAGIEIPAAMQARNILADDYEPRDAVFAARDRCDETVDHIRSVRTDRFKYIRNFLPHRPYLQPCAYKDAKAILIALRECHDAGTLDENQSLLFRDVRPEEELYDLENDPYELHNLASDPEHQSTLVALREKLNDWMAQTNDQGQTPEPPAQYESDMKVYLDTLRIRSTPEHLKTVEENIQWMETMAAEGK; encoded by the coding sequence ATGGCCGATGATCGCCCCAACATCGTCTGGATCATTCCCGATGACATGTCCGCGCATTTTTCCTGCTACGGGGAGACCGCCATCGAGACGCCCCACGTCGATGCCTTGGCCAAGGGCGGCGTGCAGTTCAACCAGGCGTACGTGACCGCGCCGGTTTGCTCCACCTGCCGTTCCGCGTTCATCACTGGAATGTATCAAACATCCATCGGTGCTCATCACCATCGCAGCGGTCGCGGAACCGAGAAGATCGAACTTCCCGACAACGTGACGATGGTGCCCAAGTTGTTTCAAGACGCGGGCTACCACACTTCAATCACCGGCTGGCCGCTCAACGGACGCTTCGGCAAAACGGACTACAACTTTGAGTGGGACGAATCCATCTACGACTCCGCGGACTGGACTGATCACCGACCTGAGCAACCGTTCTTCGCTCAAATCCAAACCCAAGGCGGCAAACTCCGTGGGAAAGACACGAAGGGCTGGAACAAAGTCGCCAACTCCGCACGCAAGCTGTTCGGTGAATCAACACCGCTGGATTCCGTGATCCTGCCGCCGTATTACCCCAACCATCCAGACATCGTGCGCGACTGGGCCGCTTACCTGGATTCGGTCCGCATGACCGATGCGATGGTCGGCGAAGTGGTCGCAAAGCTGGAAGAACAGGGCGTCCGCAAAAACACTCTGATCCTGTTCATGACCGACCATGGAATCAGCCACGGCCGGGGGAAACAGTTCCTGTACGACGAAGGCTTGCACGTGCCGTTGGTCCTCAACGGCCCCGGCATCGAGCCTGGCACCGTCCGAGACGACTTGGTCGAGCACATTGACATCGCGGCGTTGTCATTGGCCGCAGCGGGAATTGAAATCCCTGCGGCGATGCAAGCCCGCAACATTCTTGCCGACGACTACGAACCGAGAGACGCCGTTTTTGCGGCTCGCGATCGATGCGATGAAACGGTCGATCACATTCGGTCCGTTCGAACGGACCGCTTCAAGTACATCCGCAATTTCCTGCCCCACCGGCCCTATTTGCAACCGTGTGCGTACAAGGATGCCAAAGCAATTCTGATCGCACTGCGTGAGTGCCACGATGCCGGCACGTTGGATGAGAACCAGTCACTTCTCTTTCGAGACGTCCGGCCGGAAGAGGAGTTGTATGACTTGGAAAATGACCCGTATGAATTGCACAATTTGGCCAGTGATCCGGAACACCAATCCACGTTGGTTGCCTTGCGTGAAAAGCTGAATGACTGGATGGCGCAGACCAACGATCAGGGGCAAACGCCCGAGCCACCTGCCCAGTACGAAAGCGACATGAAGGTCTACCTGGACACCCTGCGCATCCGCTCGACACCCGAGCATCTAAAAACCGTGGAAGAAAACATCCAGTGGATGGAAACCATGGCTGCCGAGGGCAAGTGA
- a CDS encoding type II toxin-antitoxin system RelE/ParE family toxin yields MQVSWTEYAVSDLMAIRDYIGRDCDKFADLIFERIVEQTERLLECPDAGSIVPEFGRADVSEIQVNSYRIVHQVFDDEVRVLTVSHATAPCAMHVGDL; encoded by the coding sequence ATGCAAGTTAGTTGGACCGAATACGCGGTTTCGGACTTGATGGCGATTCGCGACTACATTGGGCGCGATTGCGACAAGTTTGCGGACTTGATCTTCGAACGCATCGTCGAGCAAACCGAACGGCTGCTGGAATGCCCTGATGCGGGTTCCATCGTGCCTGAGTTTGGTCGCGCAGATGTATCCGAGATCCAGGTCAACTCGTATCGCATCGTTCACCAAGTGTTCGACGATGAGGTTCGGGTCCTAACGGTGTCGCATGCGACCGCCCCCTGTGCCATGCACGTCGGCGATCTCTAA
- a CDS encoding serine/threonine-protein kinase encodes MNDSDSPSSLDSVLAEILLREEEGERPDPHEYLQRHPEHADELKDFFRNHRWLGSEEPEPVSLVGQMIGEFRLVREVARGGMGVVYEAKQESLRRVVAIKLIGDGVLANDEMRVRFRVESEAAASLSHPNILAIHSIGCWRGIDYFVMPMVPGDSLQTQVDDRRTCWNADELGKAELKACVMQTVTLVRDICRGVAYAHSRGIIHRDLKPENVLLDEGVPKIVDFGLAKFHRDSPELTRNGQVLGTPHYMSPEQARGSGDLTDAVDVYALGGILFAMLTGSPPHRGDSTAEVLARVLSDEPPSLRLAWPGGMPRLPELVDLDHVIERAMAFVPSERYRSADDLADDLDRILEGDTPLAAPDGLVHRMSRELARDQHLHAFQNWGLALRRIGYVVLATHVAMFVVMKWIYLDTPNDLSAWSAPAFWGYFVPRVSMLAGIAWVIGRARDGLWLPRVSAERPVWSVWLGYLVALSSINLLWISGYLDHSGVMVMACIMSGFAFIAIAGHMWGGSALLGMGFIGMAFACIAFPDAAPLFLGGWWMVTMLVFSKRYRRLE; translated from the coding sequence GTGAACGATTCCGATTCGCCATCGAGCTTGGATTCCGTGTTGGCAGAGATCCTGCTGCGTGAAGAGGAAGGCGAACGACCGGATCCACACGAGTACCTGCAGCGACATCCGGAACACGCTGACGAGCTGAAAGATTTTTTCCGAAACCACCGTTGGTTGGGCAGTGAAGAGCCTGAACCCGTGTCGTTGGTTGGGCAGATGATCGGTGAGTTTCGATTGGTGCGAGAAGTTGCCCGCGGGGGGATGGGCGTTGTCTACGAAGCCAAGCAGGAATCACTTCGGCGTGTGGTCGCGATCAAGCTGATCGGGGACGGAGTCCTGGCCAACGATGAGATGCGGGTTCGTTTTCGCGTGGAAAGCGAAGCGGCGGCATCCCTCTCGCATCCGAACATTTTGGCGATTCACAGCATCGGATGTTGGCGAGGGATCGACTACTTCGTGATGCCAATGGTCCCCGGCGATTCACTGCAAACGCAAGTCGACGACAGGCGGACGTGCTGGAATGCAGATGAACTGGGCAAGGCGGAGCTGAAAGCGTGCGTGATGCAGACGGTGACTTTGGTTCGTGACATTTGTCGAGGCGTTGCCTACGCACACTCCCGCGGGATCATTCACCGCGATCTGAAGCCCGAGAATGTGTTGCTGGATGAGGGTGTCCCGAAGATTGTCGACTTTGGATTGGCCAAGTTTCATCGTGATTCGCCGGAATTGACTCGCAACGGGCAGGTCCTCGGAACGCCTCACTACATGAGCCCCGAACAGGCTCGCGGCTCAGGGGATCTCACCGACGCCGTGGATGTGTACGCCTTGGGGGGAATCCTGTTCGCAATGTTGACCGGATCACCTCCTCATCGTGGTGATTCAACAGCGGAAGTGCTCGCGCGAGTCTTATCGGATGAACCCCCTTCGTTGCGATTGGCTTGGCCGGGCGGCATGCCACGCTTGCCCGAGTTAGTCGATTTGGATCACGTGATCGAACGAGCGATGGCGTTTGTCCCGAGCGAACGTTATCGATCCGCTGACGATTTGGCCGATGATTTGGATCGGATCTTGGAAGGTGACACACCGCTTGCCGCGCCAGATGGTTTGGTGCATCGAATGTCGCGAGAGCTAGCGCGGGATCAGCACTTGCATGCGTTCCAGAATTGGGGATTGGCGCTGCGCCGGATTGGCTACGTTGTGTTGGCCACTCACGTCGCGATGTTTGTGGTGATGAAGTGGATCTATCTCGACACACCCAATGACTTGTCGGCGTGGAGTGCGCCCGCGTTTTGGGGCTACTTTGTGCCGCGGGTGTCAATGCTAGCGGGGATCGCATGGGTGATTGGACGAGCTCGAGACGGGCTGTGGTTGCCGCGAGTCTCGGCGGAACGCCCGGTTTGGTCGGTGTGGCTGGGGTATCTGGTCGCGTTGTCCAGCATCAATCTGCTCTGGATCAGCGGTTACCTGGATCACTCCGGCGTGATGGTGATGGCCTGCATCATGAGCGGGTTCGCCTTCATCGCCATTGCGGGACACATGTGGGGCGGCAGCGCGCTTCTGGGGATGGGCTTCATCGGGATGGCGTTCGCATGCATTGCGTTCCCTGACGCAGCCCCCTTGTTTCTGGGGGGCTGGTGGATGGTCACGATGCTGGTGTTTTCCAAACGATATCGACGCCTGGAATAA
- a CDS encoding DUF1501 domain-containing protein: MQSSWQMLQRRNFFCGLGASLGSLALTSQLAADNVDASGSGSAASPLAPKKPMIPPKAKAVIMLFMEGGPGQMDTFDPKPELDRLHVTESKRTEGLATGKRFYVGSPFKSRQVGQSGLDMCDQFVHLADPEVADELCVYRGCQAESLNHPEALLHMNTGSRLGGDPAVGAWATYGLGSENQNLPGFVVMTELAMPQAGSANWSNGFLPAYYQGTTLRAQGSPILDLKPGDYRSREHQRRMLDELAALNKDHLQSSSLQQHPNAGELAARMESYELAFRMQTSVPNLIDLQTEPQHVLDSYGLDDPETAAFGKQCLMARRMVEEGVRFVQIFSGGWDSHDYLERGHAARIKSVDKPIAALIKDLKQRGMLDDTLVVWTGEFGRTPDNNYRGGVTALGRDHNIDAMTMWFAGGGTRRGAVVGATDEIGAKAVECVHPIRDVHVTMLNLLGLDDNKLTYFHGGRYKQLSQFGGEVIHELIA, translated from the coding sequence ATGCAGTCTTCGTGGCAAATGTTACAGCGTCGCAATTTCTTTTGTGGCCTGGGTGCGTCGCTTGGTTCGCTTGCCCTGACGTCACAATTGGCTGCCGACAACGTCGATGCCTCCGGCTCCGGTTCGGCCGCCTCGCCGTTGGCTCCTAAGAAGCCAATGATTCCGCCAAAAGCCAAGGCGGTCATCATGCTCTTCATGGAGGGTGGCCCTGGGCAGATGGACACGTTTGATCCCAAGCCCGAATTGGATCGCTTGCATGTGACCGAATCGAAACGCACCGAAGGTTTGGCGACTGGAAAACGGTTTTACGTCGGCAGCCCGTTCAAGTCACGCCAGGTCGGCCAATCTGGCTTGGACATGTGTGATCAATTCGTCCATCTAGCCGACCCGGAAGTCGCGGATGAACTGTGTGTCTATCGCGGTTGCCAAGCGGAGTCGTTGAATCACCCCGAGGCGTTGCTGCATATGAACACCGGCAGTCGACTGGGCGGTGACCCGGCTGTCGGAGCCTGGGCGACGTACGGGTTGGGCAGCGAGAATCAGAACTTGCCTGGCTTTGTCGTGATGACGGAACTTGCGATGCCACAGGCCGGCAGCGCGAACTGGTCCAATGGCTTTTTGCCCGCCTACTATCAAGGCACAACGCTACGTGCCCAAGGCTCTCCGATTTTGGATTTGAAGCCTGGTGACTATCGCAGCCGTGAGCACCAGCGGCGGATGCTCGATGAGTTGGCCGCACTCAACAAGGATCACTTGCAATCCAGTTCGCTGCAGCAACATCCCAACGCGGGAGAACTGGCCGCACGGATGGAAAGCTATGAGTTGGCGTTCCGCATGCAGACCTCGGTTCCCAACTTGATCGACTTGCAAACCGAACCTCAGCACGTGTTGGATTCCTACGGCTTGGATGATCCGGAAACAGCAGCCTTCGGCAAGCAATGTTTGATGGCTCGTCGAATGGTGGAAGAAGGCGTTCGCTTCGTGCAGATCTTCTCAGGTGGATGGGACAGCCATGATTACTTGGAACGAGGGCACGCGGCTCGAATCAAAAGTGTCGACAAGCCGATCGCAGCATTGATCAAAGACTTGAAACAACGCGGGATGCTGGATGACACGTTGGTCGTTTGGACAGGCGAGTTCGGACGCACCCCCGACAACAACTATCGTGGTGGAGTGACGGCGTTGGGTCGGGATCACAACATCGATGCGATGACGATGTGGTTCGCTGGCGGTGGCACGCGTCGAGGTGCCGTCGTGGGAGCAACCGATGAAATCGGAGCCAAGGCCGTCGAGTGTGTTCACCCGATTCGCGACGTGCACGTGACCATGTTGAACTTGCTGGGGTTGGACGACAACAAACTCACGTATTTCCATGGCGGACGCTACAAACAACTGTCGCAGTTCGGTGGAGAAGTGATTCACGAGTTGATTGCCTGA